The SAR116 cluster alpha proteobacterium HIMB100 genome has a window encoding:
- a CDS encoding ribosomal protein S1 (PFAM: S1 RNA binding domain~TIGRFAM: ribosomal protein S1) codes for MLSSSSAKMARLTHPRRKHLSNSTAADATMENFADLLAESFAEDTAIEGSVVKGLVVDVTDDHVTIDVGLKSEGRVPLREFAAPGQDAEIKAGDSVEVYVERMEDRDGAAMLSREKARREEAWILLENAFEAQERVTGVIFGRVKGGFTVDLSGATAFLPGSQVDIRPIHDIGPLMGTPQPFQILKIDRRRGNIVVSRRAVLEESRAEARSELVSNLQEGQVLQGVVKNITDYGAFVDLGGVDGLLHVTDIAWKRINHPSEALQVGQTVDVQVIRFNAETQRISLGMKQLLSDPWADAAEKFVIGSKLTGRVTNITDYGAFVELDEGVEGLVHVSEMSWTKKNVHPGKIVSTSQQIEVMVLDVDLVKRRISLGLKQCTANPWEEFKDSFQAGAEIEGEIRNITEFGIFVGLTEEIDGLVHMSDISWEETGEAALEGYNKGDKIKAKILEIDLEKERISLGIKQLSDDPYAGEVDKVKKGTVVTCTITAVTDGGLEVRVGDNLPGFIRKSDLSRERSEQRTERFAVDEKIDALVTQFDKKTRNLTLSIKAREIEEEKRAMADYGSSDSGASLGDILGAALAKRDDEGSDS; via the coding sequence ATGCTCTCCTCTTCTTCGGCCAAAATGGCCAGACTGACGCATCCACGGAGAAAACACTTGTCAAATTCAACAGCCGCAGATGCTACTATGGAAAATTTTGCCGATCTTCTGGCAGAGAGCTTTGCTGAAGACACCGCCATTGAAGGCAGTGTTGTCAAAGGTCTTGTTGTCGATGTCACTGATGATCATGTGACCATCGATGTTGGCCTGAAATCAGAAGGGCGCGTGCCGCTTCGCGAATTCGCCGCCCCTGGTCAAGATGCAGAAATCAAAGCTGGTGACAGCGTTGAAGTCTATGTTGAACGTATGGAAGATCGCGATGGCGCGGCAATGCTTAGCCGGGAAAAGGCCCGTCGCGAAGAAGCCTGGATCCTGCTGGAAAATGCCTTTGAAGCACAAGAGCGTGTAACAGGCGTTATTTTTGGCCGCGTTAAAGGCGGGTTCACAGTTGACCTTTCTGGCGCCACAGCGTTTCTGCCAGGCAGCCAGGTCGATATCCGCCCGATTCACGATATTGGCCCATTGATGGGCACACCGCAGCCGTTCCAGATTCTGAAAATCGACAGACGCCGCGGCAATATTGTGGTCTCCCGCCGTGCGGTTCTGGAAGAATCACGTGCAGAAGCCCGCTCTGAACTGGTTTCCAACCTGCAGGAAGGTCAAGTCCTGCAAGGTGTGGTCAAAAATATCACTGATTATGGCGCATTTGTTGATTTGGGCGGAGTTGACGGGCTGCTGCATGTCACCGACATTGCCTGGAAGCGGATTAACCATCCTTCAGAAGCGCTTCAGGTTGGCCAGACTGTAGATGTCCAGGTGATCCGGTTCAACGCTGAAACCCAGCGGATTTCTCTGGGCATGAAGCAGCTGCTGTCTGACCCATGGGCTGATGCTGCAGAAAAATTTGTAATCGGCTCCAAGCTTACTGGCCGTGTCACCAACATCACCGACTATGGCGCGTTTGTGGAATTAGATGAAGGCGTTGAAGGTCTGGTACATGTTTCTGAGATGAGCTGGACAAAGAAAAATGTTCATCCGGGCAAGATTGTATCTACCAGCCAGCAGATTGAGGTCATGGTTCTGGATGTAGATCTGGTCAAACGCCGGATTTCACTTGGTCTGAAACAGTGCACAGCCAACCCGTGGGAAGAGTTTAAAGACAGCTTCCAGGCCGGTGCTGAGATTGAAGGTGAAATCAGAAACATTACCGAATTCGGCATCTTTGTCGGCCTGACAGAAGAGATTGACGGTCTGGTGCACATGTCTGACATCTCATGGGAAGAGACAGGTGAAGCTGCATTGGAAGGCTATAACAAGGGCGATAAGATCAAAGCCAAAATCCTGGAAATCGACCTTGAAAAGGAACGTATCTCTCTTGGCATTAAGCAGTTGAGCGATGATCCATATGCTGGTGAAGTTGACAAGGTGAAGAAGGGCACAGTTGTAACCTGTACCATCACCGCTGTGACAGATGGCGGGCTGGAGGTTCGGGTTGGTGACAACCTGCCAGGCTTCATCCGCAAATCTGATCTGTCACGTGAACGTAGCGAGCAGAGAACAGAACGCTTTGCTGTAGACGAGAAAATTGACGCTCTGGTGACGCAGTTCGACAAGAAGACACGCAACCTGACCTTGTCTATCAAGGCGCGTGAAATTGAAGAAGAAAAGCGTGCGATGGCTGATTATGGGTCATCAGACAGTGGCGCCAGCTTGGGTGATATCCTTGGTGCGGCTCTGGCAAAAAGAGACGATGAAGGCTCTGACAGCTAA
- a CDS encoding cytidylate kinase (PFAM: Cytidylate kinase~TIGRFAM: cytidylate kinase): MIIAIDGTAASGKGTLGRILAMRLDLDYLDTGKLYRAVGHAALKSGVDIDAADPADIAEIATNLDLSQPFSAELRTTDVGEAASKVAAFAEVRQALLRKQRDFAEHPPQGKGAVLDGRDIGTVVLPDADAKFYIDAAADIRANRRHMELVAAGEAIDFPEVLSDLIKRDCRDKNRTVAPLIAADDAFFIDSSTKNAEEVLDLVISCLQEAKLV, encoded by the coding sequence ATGATTATTGCCATTGATGGCACAGCCGCTTCAGGCAAAGGCACCTTGGGCCGAATCTTGGCTATGCGGCTAGACCTTGATTATCTGGATACAGGAAAACTGTATCGGGCGGTTGGCCATGCTGCGCTGAAATCGGGCGTTGATATTGACGCCGCTGATCCAGCGGATATCGCGGAAATCGCCACAAATCTTGACCTGTCTCAGCCCTTCAGTGCGGAATTACGGACAACCGATGTGGGTGAAGCCGCTTCGAAAGTGGCCGCTTTTGCAGAGGTCAGACAAGCCTTGTTGCGCAAACAGCGCGACTTTGCCGAACATCCGCCACAGGGCAAAGGTGCTGTTCTTGACGGCCGGGATATTGGCACAGTTGTGCTGCCTGATGCAGATGCCAAGTTCTATATTGATGCCGCCGCTGACATCCGCGCCAACAGACGTCATATGGAACTGGTCGCCGCAGGTGAAGCGATAGACTTCCCAGAGGTCTTATCTGATTTGATTAAAAGAGACTGTCGTGACAAAAACCGCACAGTTGCGCCTTTAATTGCCGCTGATGATGCGTTTTTTATTGACTCTTCAACAAAGAATGCAGAAGAAGTGTTGGACCTTGTGATCTCCTGCCTGCAGGAGGCCAAGCTGGTATGA
- a CDS encoding ribonuclease D (PFAM: 3'-5' exonuclease), producing MSIFFHKHDLPNGLSLGSAVAIDTETMGLNLQRDRLCLVQLSAGDGDAHLVQIAADKQPCPNLVRLLADETCEKLFHFGRFDIAMLNQHVGPIAGQIFCTKIASKLCRTYTDRHGLSDLCRELLGLDISKQQQSSDWGADILSTAQQDYAAGDVLHLHQLKERLRDMLVRTGRLEMAEACFAFLRTRTELDRAGFETLDIFHH from the coding sequence ATGTCAATCTTCTTTCATAAACATGATTTACCAAATGGGCTGTCCCTTGGATCTGCGGTAGCCATTGATACAGAAACAATGGGCCTGAACCTGCAACGTGATCGGTTATGCCTGGTTCAGTTATCTGCAGGGGACGGTGATGCGCATCTGGTCCAGATTGCCGCTGACAAGCAGCCCTGCCCGAACCTGGTCAGGCTTTTGGCTGATGAAACCTGTGAAAAATTATTTCATTTCGGGCGATTTGATATCGCTATGCTGAACCAGCATGTCGGGCCCATTGCCGGACAGATATTCTGTACCAAAATTGCCTCAAAGCTGTGCCGTACCTATACAGACAGGCATGGTTTGTCTGATTTGTGCCGCGAACTTCTGGGGCTAGATATCTCTAAACAGCAGCAATCTTCTGATTGGGGAGCAGATATACTCAGCACAGCCCAGCAGGATTATGCAGCAGGAGATGTCCTGCATTTACATCAACTGAAGGAACGGTTGCGTGATATGCTGGTCCGTACTGGACGACTGGAAATGGCTGAGGCCTGCTTTGCGTTTCTGCGCACCCGCACAGAGCTGGACAGGGCAGGATTTGAAACGCTGGATATTTTTCATCATTAA
- a CDS encoding conserved hypothetical protein TIGR02300 (PFAM: Protein of unknown function (FYDLN_acid)~TIGRFAM: TIGR02300 family protein), whose translation MAHATLGRKQRCASCGIKFYDLKKSPAVCPSCGTEFDPETLLKSRRGRAVSKEETAKAPSKTDENEADDDLIDKTDEDEFENDDEVLSSDEDLISISSEDDEDEAEASGSELIDVLDDELGVDDEPSSDEDDDDI comes from the coding sequence ATGGCTCATGCAACCCTCGGACGCAAGCAGCGTTGTGCCTCCTGCGGAATAAAATTTTATGATTTGAAGAAATCACCGGCGGTTTGTCCGTCCTGCGGCACTGAATTTGATCCCGAAACATTGTTGAAGAGCCGACGTGGTCGTGCAGTCAGCAAAGAGGAAACGGCAAAGGCCCCGTCCAAGACTGACGAGAATGAGGCTGATGACGATTTGATCGATAAGACAGATGAGGATGAATTTGAAAATGATGATGAGGTATTATCATCAGATGAGGACCTCATCTCAATCTCGTCAGAAGATGATGAAGATGAAGCAGAAGCATCTGGCAGTGAGTTAATTGATGTTCTTGATGATGAGTTGGGCGTAGATGATGAGCCGTCTTCAGATGAGGATGATGACGATATCTGA
- a CDS encoding Protein of unknown function (DUF1239) (PFAM: Protein of unknown function (DUF1239)), with protein sequence MTETNRPSKPLFASREDASPAQSGNKNGRGRQRLSVSLILLLASLTVGGITVWWSGFYAESENISISLETVSKTPADQLQMTGARYSGVSASGLKFNIEADKVIERSDQAGVVHLFKPDGWIESDLDGKTTLFSEEAIYNADTAILDMTGNVQIHQKQQDMVLKSQQMTALIDSGDLKTNMPVSLTGPAIELTAQGMESQNRGEVILFKGQTQARLMQITQDGDK encoded by the coding sequence GTGACAGAAACCAACAGGCCGTCAAAACCGTTATTTGCCAGCCGTGAGGACGCGTCGCCAGCACAAAGCGGAAACAAAAATGGCCGCGGCCGGCAGCGTCTGTCTGTCAGCCTCATTTTATTACTGGCCAGCCTGACTGTCGGCGGCATTACCGTTTGGTGGAGCGGGTTCTATGCGGAATCTGAAAATATTTCCATCAGCCTGGAAACTGTCAGCAAGACACCCGCTGATCAGCTGCAAATGACTGGTGCCCGTTATTCCGGGGTGAGCGCTTCTGGCCTGAAGTTTAACATTGAAGCGGACAAAGTGATTGAACGGTCGGACCAGGCAGGTGTGGTGCATTTATTCAAACCTGACGGCTGGATCGAATCTGACCTGGATGGCAAGACAACATTGTTTTCAGAAGAGGCCATTTATAATGCTGATACCGCAATTCTGGATATGACAGGCAATGTTCAGATTCACCAGAAGCAGCAGGATATGGTCCTGAAAAGCCAGCAAATGACGGCTCTTATTGATAGTGGTGATCTGAAAACGAACATGCCTGTCAGCTTAACCGGGCCAGCAATTGAACTGACGGCTCAAGGCATGGAATCACAAAACAGAGGAGAAGTGATTCTGTTCAAAGGACAGACACAAGCGCGCCTGATGCAAATCACACAAGACGGGGATAAATAA
- a CDS encoding organic solvent tolerance protein OstA (PFAM: OstA-like protein) yields MMNVTVAQANQSKRWQNKAFTFLCSIAVVMSVPLMSFADDMIVNADTSLEWNQKEAFYHASGNAEALQGDQQIKADSLKAFYNPQTDARTITRIIANGDVNFSDDVHNGRGQILDYDVTSLTYLLEGPGAAISGPDGTAKAGQTILFKRSDKVVELVKDAEIMLKDGRHLSGQDITIFLNDADNIDRITANGEVTIIQANGSIATSNEADYDRAGNKAILTGDVQIKDGETELAGDRAEVDFTTGISKMLSNKSGGRVSGRFTRLKE; encoded by the coding sequence ATGATGAATGTTACAGTTGCGCAGGCAAACCAGAGCAAAAGATGGCAGAACAAAGCCTTCACATTCCTGTGCAGTATTGCTGTGGTGATGAGCGTCCCGCTGATGAGCTTTGCGGATGACATGATCGTCAATGCAGATACCAGCCTGGAATGGAACCAAAAAGAAGCATTTTATCATGCTTCTGGAAATGCTGAAGCTTTGCAGGGGGACCAGCAGATCAAAGCAGATTCACTGAAAGCCTTTTACAATCCGCAGACAGATGCCAGGACCATTACACGAATCATCGCCAATGGCGATGTCAACTTTTCAGATGATGTGCATAACGGGCGCGGCCAGATACTGGATTATGATGTGACCAGCCTGACCTATCTTCTTGAAGGGCCTGGGGCAGCGATTTCAGGGCCTGACGGCACAGCAAAAGCAGGACAGACAATCTTGTTCAAACGCTCAGACAAAGTGGTAGAGCTGGTCAAGGATGCTGAAATAATGCTGAAGGATGGCCGACATTTATCCGGTCAGGATATTACTATTTTTCTGAACGACGCTGACAATATTGACAGAATTACAGCCAATGGCGAGGTGACCATCATCCAGGCCAACGGGAGCATCGCAACATCAAACGAAGCTGACTATGACCGGGCCGGAAATAAGGCCATATTAACCGGTGATGTGCAGATCAAAGATGGCGAAACAGAATTGGCCGGCGATCGTGCGGAAGTTGATTTCACTACTGGAATCAGTAAGATGCTGTCAAATAAATCAGGTGGCCGCGTATCAGGGCGTTTTACACGGCTGAAAGAATAG
- a CDS encoding nitroreductase (PFAM: Nitroreductase family), whose protein sequence is MNEILEFIRTRRSVVIRNLTNSALPETDLELIIECGLRVPDHAMLAPWRLCVILPEQGRHLGQQVLVPEFKRLNPDATEAMLEFEAARFTRTGAVVAVISSPQEHPKIPLWEMQLSAGAVCQNLLTSALALGYGAQWVTEWYAYNDKLLTTLGGTAGTDRFAGFVYIGMKNEDPTERRRPDKQDVVSYYSHQRQARP, encoded by the coding sequence ATGAATGAGATTCTTGAGTTTATCCGAACCCGCCGTTCTGTCGTGATCCGGAATTTAACTAACAGCGCGCTGCCAGAAACAGACCTGGAGCTGATCATTGAATGCGGATTGCGCGTTCCTGATCATGCTATGCTGGCGCCCTGGCGACTTTGCGTGATTTTACCTGAACAGGGCCGTCACCTGGGCCAGCAGGTTCTGGTGCCTGAATTCAAGCGCCTGAACCCAGACGCAACAGAAGCCATGCTGGAATTTGAGGCTGCCCGCTTTACCCGCACAGGTGCGGTAGTTGCGGTGATCTCCTCCCCTCAGGAGCATCCCAAAATCCCGCTCTGGGAAATGCAGCTATCTGCCGGTGCGGTCTGCCAAAATCTGCTCACCTCAGCTCTTGCTCTTGGATATGGGGCGCAATGGGTAACAGAATGGTATGCTTATAATGATAAGCTGTTAACCACCTTGGGCGGCACAGCAGGAACAGATAGATTTGCAGGCTTTGTCTATATTGGCATGAAAAATGAAGACCCAACAGAACGCCGCAGACCTGACAAGCAGGATGTGGTCAGCTATTATAGTCACCAGAGGCAGGCCCGGCCCTAG
- a CDS encoding catalase/peroxidase HPI (PFAM: Peroxidase~TIGRFAM: catalase/peroxidase HPI), translating to MDDAKCPVMHGALTKNKGTGTSNKEWWPNQLNLSILHQHDQKSNPNDDGFDYREAFKGLDYQALKQDLHDLMTDSQDWWPADYGHYGPFFIRMTWHAAGTYRTGDGRGGGGTGAQRFAPLNSWPDNGNLDKARRLLWPVKQKYGNAISWADLLILAGNVAIESMGGKTFGFGGGRDDIWAPEEDIYWGAETAWLDDKRYESTRQSLANPLAAVQMGLIYVNPEGPNGNPDPLLSAQDIRETFGRMAMNDEETVALVAGGHTFGKAHGAGDPELVGAEPEGAPIHQMGFGWANAHGTGKGRDTTTSGIEGPWTANPTKWDNGYFDLLFKYDWQLTKSPAGANIWHPVDVAEDDMAPEVDDASVKVTPMMTTADMALIKDPAYHAISERFHKNPDEFADAFARAWFKLLHRDMGPKCRYLGPEVPEEELVWQDPVPAGNAAYDVAVVKSALKASGLTVQEMIETAWASASTFRGSDMRGGANGARIRLAPQKDWDANKPEQLARVLAILEPIANEHGASVADVIVLAGTVGLEAASGMDVPFLPGRGDASEAQTDAESFAVLEPVADGFRNYQKTDFTTSPEEMLLDKAQLLGLTAPEMTVLVGGLRSLGISASGDGVWGASDKLSNDWFTTLMDMGVEWKPAGANKYEAFDRKTGASVRTASRVDLVFGSNSQLRALAEIYAQNDNKDKFTRDFVQAWVKVMNTDRFDTE from the coding sequence ATGGATGACGCAAAATGTCCGGTCATGCATGGGGCACTGACCAAAAATAAAGGAACAGGCACCTCAAACAAAGAATGGTGGCCGAACCAGCTGAATCTCAGCATCCTGCATCAGCATGATCAGAAATCAAACCCGAATGATGACGGGTTTGATTATCGTGAGGCCTTTAAGGGTCTTGATTATCAGGCACTGAAACAAGATTTGCATGATCTGATGACAGATTCGCAAGATTGGTGGCCAGCTGATTATGGACATTATGGGCCATTTTTTATTCGTATGACCTGGCATGCTGCTGGCACCTACCGGACAGGTGATGGCCGTGGTGGCGGCGGCACAGGCGCACAGCGCTTTGCACCTCTGAATTCTTGGCCGGATAACGGTAACCTGGATAAGGCCCGCCGTTTACTGTGGCCGGTAAAACAGAAATATGGTAACGCGATCTCCTGGGCAGATTTGTTAATTCTGGCCGGTAATGTTGCCATTGAATCCATGGGGGGCAAAACCTTTGGCTTTGGTGGTGGCCGTGATGATATCTGGGCCCCTGAGGAAGATATTTATTGGGGTGCAGAGACAGCCTGGCTTGATGACAAACGGTATGAAAGCACACGCCAGTCTCTGGCGAACCCGCTGGCCGCTGTGCAAATGGGTTTGATTTATGTGAATCCAGAAGGCCCGAACGGAAACCCTGATCCGCTGCTCAGCGCCCAGGATATCCGCGAAACCTTCGGCCGCATGGCGATGAATGATGAAGAGACTGTTGCGCTGGTTGCTGGTGGTCATACATTTGGCAAAGCCCATGGTGCGGGTGATCCTGAATTGGTTGGCGCAGAGCCTGAAGGTGCACCAATACACCAGATGGGCTTTGGCTGGGCCAATGCCCATGGAACAGGCAAAGGCCGCGACACCACAACAAGCGGTATTGAAGGACCATGGACAGCCAACCCAACGAAATGGGATAATGGCTATTTTGACCTGCTGTTCAAATATGACTGGCAGCTGACCAAAAGCCCTGCAGGCGCAAATATCTGGCATCCGGTTGATGTTGCCGAAGATGATATGGCCCCAGAGGTTGATGATGCGTCTGTAAAAGTCACCCCGATGATGACCACTGCGGATATGGCGCTTATCAAAGACCCGGCTTATCACGCCATCTCAGAGCGGTTCCATAAAAACCCTGATGAATTCGCCGATGCATTTGCCAGAGCATGGTTCAAGCTGTTGCACCGGGATATGGGGCCAAAATGTCGTTATTTAGGTCCGGAAGTTCCAGAAGAAGAACTGGTCTGGCAGGACCCTGTACCAGCTGGAAACGCCGCTTATGACGTAGCCGTTGTGAAATCAGCGCTGAAGGCAAGCGGGCTGACGGTTCAGGAAATGATCGAAACAGCCTGGGCATCTGCGTCAACTTTCCGCGGTTCTGATATGCGGGGCGGGGCAAATGGTGCGCGCATCCGTCTGGCGCCACAAAAAGACTGGGACGCAAACAAGCCAGAACAGCTGGCCCGCGTTTTGGCCATCCTGGAGCCAATTGCAAATGAGCATGGCGCAAGTGTTGCTGATGTGATTGTGTTGGCAGGAACTGTTGGCCTTGAAGCAGCCAGCGGCATGGATGTGCCGTTCCTTCCTGGTCGCGGGGATGCCAGCGAGGCGCAGACAGATGCTGAGTCGTTTGCTGTGCTTGAGCCTGTTGCCGATGGCTTCCGTAACTATCAGAAAACAGATTTCACCACATCACCAGAAGAAATGCTGCTGGACAAGGCTCAACTTCTGGGCCTGACTGCCCCTGAGATGACGGTGCTGGTCGGCGGGTTACGCTCGCTGGGCATCAGTGCCTCTGGTGACGGGGTCTGGGGGGCTTCGGACAAGCTGTCAAATGACTGGTTCACCACCCTGATGGATATGGGTGTTGAATGGAAGCCGGCCGGCGCCAATAAATATGAGGCCTTTGATCGGAAGACAGGCGCATCTGTGCGTACGGCAAGCCGGGTCGATCTGGTGTTTGGGTCAAATTCGCAACTGCGGGCTTTGGCTGAAATCTACGCCCAGAACGACAACAAAGACAAATTCACCCGTGATTTTGTTCAGGCCTGGGTAAAGGTGATGAATACCGATCGGTTTGATACTGAATAA
- a CDS encoding 3-phosphoshikimate 1-carboxyvinyltransferase (PFAM: EPSP synthase (3-phosphoshikimate 1-carboxyvinyltransferase)~TIGRFAM: 3-phosphoshikimate 1-carboxyvinyltransferase) yields MTGSEPSSHSQKAPDADIETLVSLATSGLTGQMDVPGDKSISHRSLILAGMAVGQTEIQGLLRGEDVLSTLRAMQQLGVTISDDTDNDIICVDGVGTGGFLVPEAPLDLGNAGTGVRLIMGAVAGQPITATFTGDASLSARPMRRITDPLAQMGAQIDYRPENEEKGLLPVTITGADPVLPLDYTPRVASAQIKSAIMLAGLNARGDTVVTEPHISRDHTESMLRHFGVDVHQEILLDGRHQVTLPGEATLTAKNILVPRDPSSAAFAIVAGLITPKSDVSLPAIGLNPQRTGLITTLIEMGADITITNERLEGGEPVGDIRVRSSQLTGIEVPADRAASMIDEYPILSVAASCATGRTFMPGVAELRVKETDRIAVMADGLKACGVSVTETPDSLTVDGMPSIAGGACIASQHDHRIAMSFLVLGMVSQTAVTVTDTATIATSFPGFARLMNNAGAHIYAPEAQG; encoded by the coding sequence ATGACCGGATCAGAACCGTCATCACATTCACAGAAGGCGCCTGACGCAGATATCGAAACGCTGGTCTCTTTGGCGACTAGCGGGCTGACTGGCCAGATGGATGTGCCAGGAGATAAGTCTATTTCTCATCGGTCGCTTATTCTGGCTGGCATGGCCGTCGGCCAAACAGAAATTCAGGGCCTGCTGCGCGGCGAGGATGTTTTGTCCACGCTGAGAGCTATGCAACAGCTTGGCGTGACAATTAGCGATGATACCGATAACGACATTATCTGTGTGGATGGCGTTGGTACAGGTGGTTTTCTTGTGCCTGAGGCCCCTCTTGATTTAGGCAATGCCGGGACGGGTGTCAGACTGATCATGGGGGCCGTCGCCGGGCAACCGATTACCGCCACCTTTACCGGCGATGCGTCACTCTCTGCACGGCCAATGCGGCGGATTACAGACCCGCTGGCCCAAATGGGAGCCCAAATTGACTATCGACCCGAAAATGAGGAAAAAGGTCTGCTGCCGGTAACCATAACAGGTGCAGATCCTGTATTGCCGCTTGATTACACACCGCGTGTTGCCTCTGCTCAGATTAAATCAGCAATTATGCTGGCCGGCCTGAATGCGCGCGGGGATACTGTGGTCACAGAACCTCATATCTCGCGCGATCATACAGAAAGCATGTTGCGTCATTTCGGTGTTGATGTTCACCAGGAGATCCTGTTAGATGGGCGGCATCAGGTTACTCTACCTGGTGAAGCAACTTTAACCGCAAAAAATATCCTGGTGCCGCGCGACCCGTCTTCTGCAGCTTTTGCTATCGTTGCCGGCCTGATCACACCGAAAAGCGATGTCAGTCTGCCTGCGATTGGTCTGAACCCGCAACGTACAGGCCTGATCACAACATTAATCGAAATGGGCGCAGATATAACCATCACCAATGAACGTTTGGAAGGCGGAGAGCCTGTCGGGGATATTCGTGTCCGGTCAAGCCAATTGACAGGAATTGAGGTTCCCGCAGACAGAGCAGCGTCAATGATTGATGAATATCCAATTCTGTCTGTAGCGGCGTCTTGTGCTACGGGGCGTACCTTCATGCCAGGCGTAGCTGAATTACGGGTGAAAGAGACAGACAGAATCGCTGTTATGGCAGATGGTCTGAAAGCGTGCGGCGTTTCGGTCACTGAAACGCCAGACAGCTTGACTGTCGATGGGATGCCGTCGATCGCTGGCGGGGCCTGTATTGCCTCGCAGCATGACCACCGCATCGCTATGTCCTTTCTTGTCCTGGGCATGGTCAGTCAGACAGCTGTAACCGTAACTGACACAGCAACAATCGCCACCAGTTTTCCGGGCTTCGCCCGTTTGATGAACAACGCCGGGGCGCATATATATGCACCAGAAGCGCAAGGATAA
- a CDS encoding ABC-type (unclassified) transport system, ATPase component (PFAM: ABC transporter; Branched-chain amino acid ATP-binding cassette transporter) has product MTDFTTPPFSHPGHDLFDDSRTRDSLQLVAENKGLQARGLGKYFGQKRVVRNVSLGIRRGEAVGLLGPNGAGKTTTFYMLTGLIPCDEGAIYLDGLDVTDMPLFQRARMGVGYLPQESSIFRGLSVEKNIRSVLEITEQNPDTRDAMLEELLAEFSIGHLRNTPSVNLSGGERRRLEIARALAARPAFLLLDEPLAGIDPIALADIRDLISQLKEHGLGVLITDHNVREMLDIIERAYIIHDGAVLMDGTPEEVVQHSGVREVYLGDRFSI; this is encoded by the coding sequence GTGACAGATTTTACCACACCGCCATTTTCCCACCCCGGGCACGATTTATTTGATGATAGCCGGACCCGTGACAGCCTGCAGCTGGTTGCCGAAAACAAGGGTCTTCAGGCGCGTGGTCTTGGCAAATATTTTGGCCAGAAACGTGTCGTCCGCAATGTGTCTCTTGGAATCAGGCGGGGCGAAGCTGTGGGGTTGCTTGGCCCAAACGGAGCTGGAAAAACAACGACTTTTTATATGCTGACAGGCCTTATCCCGTGTGATGAGGGCGCGATTTATCTGGACGGGCTTGACGTCACCGACATGCCTCTGTTCCAGCGGGCCCGCATGGGAGTAGGGTATTTACCTCAGGAATCGAGTATTTTCAGAGGGCTGAGTGTCGAAAAAAATATCCGCTCCGTTCTTGAAATTACAGAACAGAATCCCGATACACGAGATGCCATGCTTGAAGAATTGCTGGCCGAATTCAGCATAGGGCATCTGCGCAATACCCCTTCTGTTAATCTTTCTGGTGGTGAGCGCAGGCGTCTTGAGATCGCCCGGGCTTTGGCAGCACGGCCTGCCTTTTTACTTCTTGATGAGCCTTTGGCGGGTATTGACCCCATCGCACTGGCAGATATCCGGGATTTGATCTCTCAACTAAAAGAACATGGGCTGGGTGTATTGATCACCGACCATAATGTGCGTGAGATGCTGGATATCATTGAGCGTGCCTATATCATCCATGATGGGGCAGTGCTGATGGACGGCACACCAGAAGAGGTGGTGCAGCATTCAGGGGTACGCGAGGTATATCTGGGTGACCGGTTTTCTATATAA